In the Octopus bimaculoides isolate UCB-OBI-ISO-001 chromosome 18, ASM119413v2, whole genome shotgun sequence genome, one interval contains:
- the LOC106869615 gene encoding uncharacterized protein LOC106869615: protein MSEKPNVISHNKRLTENFLDKYRRQPGETPKDEVDGSKDWCYDCFLHYDKNKDRFLDLDEFTEMVKDIFPESDSCAASISSELLELLDEDGDHLLGRQENRWKVWLSRVIRPISAILIIDVQNDFIDGTLSLEKCPAGQDGADVIPVINKLIKSVKFDLVVYSLDWHDDKHISFIDNLRTRTLHSSFTRSPEEIQLYDKVIFSMPTAQSQVLWPRHCVRGTWGAQLHRELYVAPGSVQVFKGTDTDVDSYSAFFDNNRASQTQLFSILQSHSVTDVYVCGIAYDVCVKYTALDALHLGFQTCLIDDASKGVKLEDIEKTKTDLVEKGCCLLQSQQISENLSKAFQNTDRGLWIARALSNAPCVS, encoded by the coding sequence atgTCTGAAAAGCCTAATGTTATTAGTCATAATAAAAGATTGACTGAGAATTTTCTAGATAAATACAGACGGCAGCCAGGGGAAACCCCGAAAGATGAAGTGGATGGTTCGAAAGACTGGTGCTACGACTGTTTCCTTCattatgataaaaacaaagacagaTTTTTGGATTTGGATGAATTTACCGAGATGGTTAAGGACATTTTCCCTGAGTCGGACAGCTGTGCAGCTTCTATATCCAGTGAATTGCTAGAACTTTTAGATGAAGATGGAGATCATCTGTTGGGTAGGCAGGAAAATCGATGGAAAGTATGGCTAAGCCGAGTAATAAGACCAATTTCTGCTATTTTGATCATAGATGTCCAAAACGATTTTATCGACGGAACGTTATCATTAGAGAAATGTCCTGCAGGTCAGGATGGAGCGGATGTCATCCCTGTAATTAACAAACTTATTAAGTCAGTAAAATTTGATTTGGTGGTATATTCATTGGACTGGCATGATGAcaaacatatatcttttatcgatAATTTACGTACAAGAACTTTACACTCCAGCTTTACTCGTTCTCCTGAAGAAATCCAGTTGTATGACAAAGTAATATTTAGCATGCCAACAGCTCAGTCACAGGTACTTTGGCCACGGCATTGTGTCCGGGGAACTTGGGGTGCCCAATTACATCGAGAATTATATGTCGCGCCGGGTTCAGTGCAGGTATTTAAGGGCACTGACACCGACGTTGACAGCTACTCGGCTTTTTTCGACAACAATAGAGCTTCCCAAACACAGCTGTTTTCCATCTTGCAGAGCCACAGCGTGACCGACGTTTATGTCTGTGGAATTGCCTATGACGTGTGTGTTAAGTACACAGCCTTAGATGCCCTTCATTTGGGCTTTCAGACCTGCCTAATTGACGATGCATCCAAAGGAGTTAAACTGGAAGATATTGAGAAAACTAAAACGGATTTAGTAGAGAAAGGTTGTTGTTTACTACAATCTCAACAGATTTCCGAAAATTTATCGAAGGCATTCCAGAATACTGACCGCGGACTATGGATTGCTCGGGCACTTTCCAATGCGCCATGTGTATCGTAA
- the LOC106869606 gene encoding LOW QUALITY PROTEIN: protein phosphatase 1 regulatory subunit 12A-like (The sequence of the model RefSeq protein was modified relative to this genomic sequence to represent the inferred CDS: deleted 1 base in 1 codon): protein MIKLLARGVDINTANVDGFTALHQACIDDKIDMVKFLVENGADVDVCDNEGWTPLHATTSCAFTDITQYLSTRANIAAVNNDGNLPLDICEETKMEKLLLEEMNRPGVDAKAAQREEEMMLSDANQWLNFNCMTERPHAKTGVVALHVAAAKGYIKVMHLLIQTKANVDIKDSDGWTPLNAATHWGQGKSLQNIS, encoded by the exons atgataaaactgTTGGCTCGAGGAGTAGATATTAACACCGCTAATGTGGATGGGTTTACAGCTCTACACCAGGCATGTATTGATGACAAAATTGACATGGTGAAGTTTCTTGTTGAAAAT GGTGCTGATGTTGATGTCTGTGATAATGAAGGCTGGACACCTCTCCATGCTACAACTTCTTGTGCCTTTACTGACATAACACAATATCTTAGCACCAGGGCCAATATAGCTGCTGTTAACAATGATGGCAATCTTCCTCTTGATATATGTGAAGAAACCAAAATGGAAAAGTTGCTTCTGGAAGAAATGAATCGCCCAGGCGTGGATGCCAAAGCAGCACAACGAGAAGAAGAAATGATGCTTTCTGATGCTAACCAATGGTTAAATTTCAATTGTATGACAGAGCGGCCTCATGCAAAAACAGGTGTTGTTGCTCTTCATGTAGCAGCAGCAAAGGGCTATATCAAAGTTATGCATTTATTAATCCAAACAAAAGCTAATGTGGATATCAAAGACTCAGATGGTTGGACTCCTCTTAATGCAGCAACTCACTGGGGCCAGGGAAAAAGCTTGCAAAATATTAGCTGA